The sequence TGGCTACAAAGGCAGCCACCAGCGCGTCCGGGTCTACCTGCACAAGAAGCGCACCTCGCCGCGGCCGGTGATCGCCCGGCCACCGTCGCCCCGAACGGTCGCCGGATGGGTGCTCAGGAGACCGGAGACGCTCACCGAGTCCGAACAGCTCCAGCTCAAAACCGTCCGCACCCACTGCCCCGAGCTCGACGCCCTCACCCGACATGTCCGCTCCTTCGCCGTCATGCTCACCGAGCGTCAGGGCGAGCGTCTCCTGGACTGGCTCGACGCCGTCCGGCAGGACGACCTGCCCAGTCTCCACACCCTCGCCGCCGGCATCGATCGCGACCTCGACGCTGTCATTACCGGATTGACCCTGCCTTGGAGCTCGGGCGCAGTCGAAGGTCATGTCAACCGGATCAAGATGCTCAAGCGCCAGATGTTCGGCCGTGCGGGCTTCCAACTTCTATGCGCAGGCGTCCTATTGGCGTGACGGAGGGTGCTGCGTTGGCGGCGTAGGCATGGTCTTCCGCTGATTTCCGAGGTCCGTCATGATGCGGCATGGAGTGGCTCAATTCCTTGATGACGCTCGCCGGTGTGGCAGTGGGCGTGGCTGCAACGCTTGCCACGGAGCGCCTCCGCTGGAAGCGGGAGCTTGCCAGGCAGACACGATTGGACCATCGCCAGCTATATGAGCAGTACCTAACAACCCTGCACGAAGCGGGTGAGGCACTCTGGGCTCTGGCGCACAGTGACATCGAATCCTCGACCACTCCAGATGTCGCTGCCCGTGCGATATTTCGCTCAGCAGGAGTCTACGCGTCACTGGAGCGAGTCTTAATTGGTGGTCCGGTCTCGGTCCATGAAGCAGCCCGGAAGAGCTTCCATGCGATGAGGGACCTTCGGGACTGTATTGCTGCAGGGGGCCTCGTCGGCAGCCCTGATCACCAGGCGGCCGAAAAGAAATGGGAGATTTGCCGAGACCAGCTTCGCTCGGCAATGCGCGCTGACCTCCAGAGTCTGTAGCCCGCGCTCTCACAGAAGTTGAGCCAGAGCCCCAACACACGTCCATAGCCACTCCAGCTGCTCGACGTACTGACCCAGGTCGCCGGTCAGTCTCTGCTCTGCGTGATGACCTCGCCCCGGAGGTCCACGGCGGTGGCGGCCGCTACCGACACGGGGCGGTCCAAGTCGTCCGGCTCGGGACGGCCGGCCTGCTCGTTAGACCGAGACGGAGGGGCCGGGGACGTTCATGCGCCGGGAGTGGTCGCCCGAGGACGTCGTGCCGACTTCGACCAGACGGTTCGCGTCCCGGATCACTCCAAGTCGCCCCATGCCCAAGGGGCAGCGACGCTCCCATCAGGCTCCCGACCGAACCGGAACCGCTCCCGGTGGCCATCGATCCTGATGAACACATTGAAGCGCCCTTCGACAGGAAGCCGTTCGGTCAGGGCGGTGGCCTGCTCATGCGCCCCGACCTCCCGCAGTTCCCCCACCAGCCAGGCCACGGCCTCTGGGTCATCGAGGGGGACGTGGGCAGCGGGGTCACGGGCCAGCAACGCGGTGACCTGCTCCTGCGCCCCGGCCTCCCGCAGTTCCCTCAGCAGCCGGGCCACGGCGTACGGTCTGTCGAGGGGAACGTGGGCGGCGGCCCGTTCGGTCAGGGCGGTGGCCTGCTCCTGCACCCCGGCCGCCCACAGTTCCCCCACCAGCCGGGCCACGGCCTCTGGATCATCGCGAGGAACGTGGGCGGCGGGGTCACGGGCCAGCAACGCGGTGACCTGCTCCTGCGCCCCCGCCTCCCGCAGTTCCCTCAGCAGCCAGGCCACGGCGTACGCGTTGTCGAGGGAGACGTGGGCGGCGGCCCGTTCGGTCAGGGCGGTGGCCTGCTCCTGCACCCCGACCTCCCGTAGTTCCCTTACCAGCCAGAGGACGGCGGACGCGTTGTCGAGAGAGGCGTGGGCGGCAGCCCGTTCGGCCAGGGCGGTGGCCTGCTCCTGCACCCCGACCTCCCGCAGTTCCCCTACCAGCCAGGCCACGGCGGACAGGCTGTCGAGAGAAGCGTGGGCGGCAGCCCGTTCGGCCAGGGCGGTGGCCTGCTCCTGCACCCCGGCCGCCCACAGTTCCCTCAGCAGCAGGGACACAGCGGACGGGTTGTCGACGGGGACGTGGGCGGCGGGGTCACGGGCCAGCAACGCGGTGACCTGCTCCTGCGCCCCCGCCTCCCGCAGCCTGGCCAGCAGCCGGGCCACGGCGGACGGCTCGTCGAGGGGGACGTGGGCGGCGGGGTCACGGGCCAGCAACGCGGTGACCTGCTCCTGCGCCCCCGCCTCCCGCAGTTCCCTCAGCAGATCGGCCACGTCGTACGCGTTGTCGAGGGAGACATGGGCGGCGGCCCGTTCGGCCAGGGCGGTGACCTGCTCCTGCGCCCCGACCTCCCGCAGTTCCCTTACCAGCCAGGCCACGGCGGACGCGTTGTCGAGGGAGACGTGGGCGGCGGGGTCACGGGCCAGCAACACGGTGGCCTGCTCCTGCGCCCCGGCCTCCCGCAGCCTGTCCAGCAACCAGGCCACGGCGGACGGGTCGTCGAGGGAGGCGTGAGTGGCGGCCCATTGGGCGGGGTGGTGGTCGGCAGGGTGCAGGGTGCGGAGGTGGTTGACGAGGGCGGATGCGGCGTGGGGGTTGCCGTGGGTGGTGGCGTGTTTGTGTAGTTGGGCGGCGTCGCGGTACAGGCCCCGGTCCCAGGCGGCATTTCCGAGTGTGGTCAGGTCGGCGGGGAGAGCATGGGCGGCGGCCGCAGTCCAGAAGTCGATGGGCGGGATCATCTCGGCACGGTGGTGGCGGCCGTGCTGTTCGAGGTAGTCGGCCAGCCGGTACAGCGTCCCCTGCCCGGTCCCGGTGCGATGCCCGGCAGGGGGGCCGGTAGGGGCGCCGCTGCGGCGTTTGCGTTGGTTGCGGGGAGTGCCGGTCTTGACGGGGGTGAGGATGCCAGGGATGCCGTTGCAAGGTTTCGTGACGTAGTGCAGAGCCTGTTCGAGCCAGTCGTCACCGCTCTGGTTCCACTCGGCCTCGGTGAGATAGCCGGGGGTGGCCTCGGCCAGCCAGGCCAGAGGGATGCGCGGACCGGCGCCGAGACGGCGGACGTCCATGGCCGCGTGGATAAGCGCCTTCGTGGCTGGCGGGGCGTCCTCGAAGCGGCTCAGCAAGACCGGTACCCCGGCCAGATACTGGGTGATCTGTCCGTCCGTGGCGTGTTCGGCGGCCTCCCCGAGCCGGGGGTCGGCGCCGGCCGCCTGGGTCAGCTCGCCCAGTGCGGCGCCGATGAAGGCATCCGGCACTCTGATCCTGTGGCCGTCCAGCAGCTCCCGGGCCTGAGCGTGCGGGTCCCCCTCGGTGCGGGTAGTCAGGGTGTCCCAGTGATCCGGCCACAGGGTGGCCAGCACCAGCACCGGGGCCCGCTGCGGGTCGCGCAGCAGGTTCCGCAGGCCCGCAGCGATCTGCTCCCCGAGTGGGGCGAGGAGCAGGTATTCCTGGGCCTCGTTCAGCCAGATCACGGTGTACGGGGCGACGTCGGCGAGTTCGGCCAGGGCTGCGTCGGGGCGGGTGGGGTCGATGGGATGCCACAGCCGCCAGGGCTCGTCCCGCCCGCGCAGCAAGGTAAGGGTTTCCCAGCAGGCGCGGGTCTTGCCGGTGGAGGAGCCGCCCACCAGCACCGCGATCCGGCTGGCCCCGGCGACGGCCTGTACCACCACCTCAGCCAGCGCCCGGTCGTGCTCGCGCAGCACATACGTCGGCAGCATCGGCAGACCGGCGGCCGGGGAGCCGATCGCATGGTGCACCTCCAGGTGGAACGGGTCGGCCACCTCCGACAGGGGCCGGCCCGGCCGCATCCGCTCCAGCACGGCCCGTACCTGCCCGGCTTGGACCGCAGCACTCGTGCCGTCCGCGCGCCGGCGGGCCTCGGCCTGGTAGGCGCGCTGCCACTTGTGCACGTCCAGCACTGCGGCTGCCGCCGGGTCACCGGCCAGCCCGGCGCGCTCGGCCTGTGCCCGCACGACCCGTACCAGGTTCAGCAGCTGATCGCTCTGCTGGGGGAACCGGTCAGCGCGTAGCCAGTCCCCGATCGTGGTCGGGCTGACCCCGACGGCATCGGCCAGTGCGCGCTTCGACGGCTGCTCCTGCAGACGCTGGTCGCGGAACGCCGCCAGTTCGGCGATCAGCTCGGCGTATCCCGGTTCCTGCGCCGCCGGTCCCGTCATCACGACGCCTTTCCCTCCCGCGCGGCCCGGGCACGGGTGTCCACCCCGCCCCTGGACACCTTGGTGGACACCCACCCCGGCCGTGGCGTGAACCCTAACGCCCACCGGCTCGCTTCGCCGCGATGTGTCCAATCCGCACTGGGACTCCTGTGGGACAGCCCCCTGGACAGCCAGCGTCGAACGCATCCCGCACGGCCCGCCCCGGGCCGTCACCACCACCACGGGGAGTTCACGCGATGA is a genomic window of Streptomyces sp. NBC_00414 containing:
- a CDS encoding transposase yields the protein MTWRTVKQLADAAAPEALFTGQWQNRPSILDDYKRYLDDRWSEGFTNAWKLWEEIVPLGYKGSHQRVRVYLHKKRTSPRPVIARPPSPRTVAGWVLRRPETLTESEQLQLKTVRTHCPELDALTRHVRSFAVMLTERQGERLLDWLDAVRQDDLPSLHTLAAGIDRDLDAVITGLTLPWSSGAVEGHVNRIKMLKRQMFGRAGFQLLCAGVLLA